The Aedes albopictus strain Foshan chromosome 2, AalbF5, whole genome shotgun sequence region CAAAGCAACGGAGCAGTGGAGCGCCAAAACCCTGGAATTATTAAGGCCCTGTCAGCATCTAAACTGGATGGGTCAAATTGGCGTCAAGCGTTACAGCAATATGTGCACAGACACAACACCTTGATTCCACATTCCCGACTACAGGTCACCCCTTTTGAATTAATGGTTGGGTGGAAGTATAGGGGCAACTTCCCTGGCTTGTGGGAAAATTCTGATGCGAAGGAACTTGATCGGGCGGAGATCAAAGAACGAGATGCGGAGACTAAGCTGGCTTCAAAACAGTACGCTGATCATGTGCGAGGTGCCAAAGAGAGTGATATCGTCACTGGTGATACCGTTCTATTGGCCCAACAGAAAAGGGGTAAAACGGACCCCAATTTCTCCTCCGAACGTTATGAGGTCATTGCTAGAGACGGAGCCAAAGTCGTGGTGATGTCTGCAGCAGGAATTCAATACACCAGAAACGTCCAAGATGTTAGACTGGCACCTGGTCCGGCCGAGATTGCTGTTTCGAATTCGACCAACTTAGCAGCAGCAGGAGCAGCAGATCCGGAACTTGATTCAGCTCTACATGAACATCCAGACAACACCAGAACTCTTCGCCAACGGGGAAGCTTGAAGCGACCGGCCAGGTTTGATGACGACTTTGTATATCGCGTTTTTTACTAAAACGGTAGGTAGCAACACACTGTAAAACAATTAAaacttttaaaatgcatttatattTGAATGTTTCAGAATGCGTCGGAGTATTTGAAGCGAAAAACTTACCAAACTCTTTGATTTCTCCTTTTGGTGTGATTTTGTTTTAAAACGAACGAGCAGGAACAGTAAACATTGGAATGTCAAGTTTCGTTGAATTTTCGTGTGCATCGCGGATAATCCGCGTGCGGGATAATCGATGATGATGTAAATAATCAGTAATTGGATAATGAAATCAGTGCACCGAACCAAAACGGTACTTTGTTTTAACAAgatacaataaataataaaataaggtaaaaaaaaaaaaaaaataataataaaaataaacgtttcaaaaatttcaatgagTTTGTTTATTTGAACATGGCAAATAAAACAATTAAGGCAAACGGTTCTGTTAGATGTGTTTCTGTGGCGTTTTATTTATCATTGGGTAATAGGTAAATAAGATTTGATTGTTGGTAGGTTTAACGCATGGCGGAATGAATTTTGAATTATGCGTTGTACTGTATCGTTAATCAACAGTAGTTACATCATACTATATTAGGGTGAATGTACCTATAATGATCCACTTCAATCTAAAATAATAACTTTTAGTAATCAATAATTGAATAATGAACGTTGCGATGAACTATAGAATTGTGGTTTATTTGTTACttcacttttgaaaaaaaaggagttttttttcagaatcttgtTCAGAATCAACATTTGTcatttcggcaaacttttttcggcaaagtttttaaatattatttaaaCATAGTAAAAACATGGTTTGGTGTCATGATACTGCAtttaagtttatttatttgtttattcatgattaaaaaattatgtaattaaaaaaaaaaaaaacaattaaatccTATAAAATATACAAGCCTTAGAAGAGTACAGACGAGAGCGAATGTAGTAGCGGGTAGTCGATAGTTAAATTAATATTGAGCATTGGAAATTATATATATACATCATGTTGGCTAATTGATTGCATTAAAATACAAACAAGAAGAGCAGACACAAAATTATTCACACAATATGAATATTTGGCAACACGGCAGATTCATAACGCAAAATGTTGCGTTAGCCAAGAAACGCAAAGGCTTGTCGAAGCGTCGGTCGATCCCCTGCTTCCGTAAAGGACGCGAGAGGCTTTGAGCGTCATTCTGTGTACTACTTTTGGACGAACAGCACGTAGACAATTTTGCAAGCAGCTAGCAGCGTTGGCCGTGGCGTATTTTCGATTATTGCGAACACTACaggattctccagaattttctctaagtacttcttcaggaattgctcacatgatttctccaaaaatttctcaaggggttcctactagaatttctgtacggaatcctccaggaattcatccaggaattccttcaggatttcttgctggttttgctccaagaattcaaccagagatatatctagggattgctccgggaattcttctggaggtcCCACTTAGAATTCCTCAggtattgctccaggcattcgtcctggaatttctccaggggtgcctcaaggaaatcctctagttattccttcagaaatttcttcaaagattactccaaaaattctccatCAATTTTTCCAGGAGATTCTCCTGGCAAACTTTCGGAAATTCTACCatcaatctctgcagagatttcggcaggaatttgtccagaagtttctccaggattttctccaggggttcctctaggaatcgatctgggatttctaaaggaattcctccagggatttctccaaaaattccttcaggacttcttccagaaatttgtctacgaattcctcaagagatttcttcagacatttttcctgggattcctcccataattgctctaaggattccttcagatatgctttcagaaactcctccagggattcttgcagggtttactccaggcatcctctagggaattctcctggaatccctccagagatagctccgggagttctttcagggattgctccaggaattcctgtagtaattccttcagaaattcctctcggctcgggatcttttcaaaaattcattcaggggttCGGTCCGCAATTTCAGAAACCcgtccatcattttttttccagggactcacccaagatttttttccagaattacctgaagattttttaaattactgaaaggattcctccagtgattagtTATGGAATTAGAGGAAAACAGGAGCCAgtaaattctccaaaaagtcatccaaaaattctttcacaattatctccgagaaattttAAAGGAGCTCattcacagatttattcaggaatccatccatgaattcctgtagctcctgcaaaggagtttcttaagaaattcgtcctgtgattctttcaagaattcatccaaggtttcctcccggaatttctctagaaaatacaccacgaattcctttttgaattcctccagacatttatttttaaatacattccagctattcgtccaggaatttcttcgggtgaTTTCTAGGATGTTTCCAAGATTTCCATCAATTGAGttctccggaaatcccttcaaaaatttctccaaggattctctttagaaattcttacaggaacacCTCGAGGGTTTCTTCCAGTGATAGTTTcgaggcttttacgagaatacctttgaaaattcttccaatgatcctTCCAGAAGTAGGTACGTCAATTTGACATTTCTATAAGATGTTGTTCTGAGATGAGTGTATGCAGTTCCagaggggtacctggaggtctcaggggcctTTCAGGGGCGCAAGGGCGTTTCAAGAAGATTCCAATGGGTTTCAGGAGACCCCAGCGGGTTCCAGAGGGGTAtctggagatctcaggggcgtttcagggggtttacaaACGCCTTCAAGGGGGTCtgatggggtttcagagggtcccaaTGGATTTCAGAGGAGTCCCAGAGTTTTCCAGGGGTgtatcagagggtctcaggggcatttcagggagttacaGGGGTACCGCgagatctcaagggcgtttcaagggtgcCGGCCGGCAGTACCAGCAgaactcaggggtgtttcaaagagGTCCCTGGCGGTTTCACGGGGTACCGTGAATcaatcaaaccaaggacaaaacatgTGCATTTCTGAACTTAAAATACAGTTTTTTCCAGTCATaagagtaaaatttacaataactatgatcttttttaataacaaattttgtactAATGTTGTTtgcaataactcgataataactaaTTCAGTTATTCTATATTTTAAGATATTTTGTCTCTTGTTTGTGTGCTATACTcataaaattagttattattgagtttccggtacaaagtcagttTTGCAAAACGTTCTCTTATGAACGTTAGAAATGCTTCGGAAAATCATTAGACACAATCCGCTAttattttaaactttttattAAAGATACCGTCAAAGAGCCAAGCGACTATTTACATAGGTAATAGTAAAGTAATTTATATATAACCTTAAACTAAAACTCAAACAGACGCACGCTCTCACATTCACTTCCCAACCGGATTTACGCGAAGAGATCCTCCCTATCGGCACCGTTTCCGTCGGCACCTTCCTCCAAACTGGAGAACAGCAGGAAATGTGACGGCCGATGCACCTCGTGATAGAACTCCTTCGGATTGGCCAGCTGCAGTTCGTACTTCATGTTCGGGTCGTGCCTCACGCCCATAAAGTTGTAGTTCCAGCTGGCCTGCGCCGGCACCATGAAGAATCCGAGGAATTTGTTAGACAGCAGCATCTGGACACGCTCGTAGTGCGACGGGAGATATCCCTTGGGGTTGTTGCCCTTGTCGGTGTTCTTGTGACCCCATTCGTACCCGGAGGGGGTAAGTTTGTAGGCCGTCAGGGAACAGGAACCGGGCGTGAAGGAACAGGTGATGATGATGGTTTTCTCTCCGTCCCAGGTGGTGTTCTCAGACATGATCTTGGCGTGGGTGGTAATGTCCTGTGGGGAAAGCTGGGGCAACTCGTTTGGCTGGGTGTGGATCCATCCGAGGGGTTCCATGTCTTTGAGATACTGGTGCGTGGGGAGGGTGTTCGGGAGGTTGATCTGTTGATGGGTACCCCACTGTGGAGGCATCACAATGCAACGGATTTCCTTGACCTGAGGGTTATCTGGAGGACTTACACCGTACAGATAGCCGGCAATTTGGGCACGAAGATCCGAAATGGTgacaaatttcttgagaatgtttTTCGGTAGAATGTAGGTGTAACCGGTTTCTTTGATGTCATCCGAGCTGACGTAGATGTGGTTCGTACGGAGGTGAAGGTTCGTGGCTGAGATGGCTCGGACGCGCCATTCGGTTTTGGAACTGAATGTTGTGGTTTCGTAGTTACTGGTCGTGGATGTGATAATTTCGTCTCCATGTTTGTTGGTAGTTCTGGTGGTGGTAGCGGTGAGTTGGGATTGTTCCTTGGTTTGTTTCTCAATTTCGGCGATCTGTTGCCGCTGGGCTGATGGAGCAGAGATTTCCATGCCAAGAATGATGTCACGGATTTCCGACTGGGTCAGAGACGCAACGTTGACGTTATTCTTCTTGCCGTAATCGGCAAGGATCAGATCTTTAAGTTGAACTTCGACCTTGATCCATTCTTCATCGCTGAGAGTTGGCCAAATGTGGTGAGCTTCAGTGATCGTAGTTTTGTCCGGTTTCAGGATGACCTTGGTTCGCTCGGTGTTGACATGCAAAGCACGCAGGATCAAGATCAATCGAGAGAAGGCGGTGTACGAAGAAATTGTCTTCAACCAATCGTCGTACAGGTTGAACAGAACCATTTGGGGTTCGGTTGCCTTCAGGATAAGATCACCAAACTTTTCAACCTTTAAGCAAGCTTGGAAAGGCAGCTGCAGTTCGGAGCCCTTAATCACGATGTTTGGGAAATCGAGCAAATGCACCTCAAGTGGATCCAACATACCCTTACGAGTGACAATGATCTGCTTCGGCTGTTCTTCAACCGGAAGCGATCGAATCAAAGCAGCTACTTCTTCAGCGGTCTTCCACTTGGCTAACTGTCCCAAACGTTTCTGACCAGCCCAGACGGACGTGTGAATGATCTTCAAGAACAACTGTCCCGTTCGTGGATTGAAGATAAAGATAGCGCCGTTGATAGGTTTGGTTGTCAAGTTACCTTCAAATGTCTTGTGGATTGTTACTCGGTACACATTGGTGtcgtctacgaaccagatgattTGATTCGAGAACAACTCTCCGTAGTTTTGCGAGGACAGATAGGGTTCAGTAGGTTCTGAACTGTACAGCTGCAGTGCCTTACGAATACGTTCCCGAAGTACATACAAGGCCGGGTTGGCTTTCATGATCTTTGCCATGGCTTGCTGGATCAACGGTTTGCAACCCGGGAACCAATTACCATAGGCACTGTGCAGATTGTAGGCCAAATCGATCGCGATTAGAACACCTGTCGGAGACGGGTAGATGGACATGTTATCCGTCGTGTAGTCCAAGAACTTGGCTCTGGCGTATCGTTCAACATCATGGGAATCGTAGTCTCCCCAGCGGAGCTGAACGTCCAACCAATATTTCTGAGTTGTCGTATTGTCCATGGTGTCCTTGGTATCTGCCAAGAGAGACGGCCGTGACACGTTCCATTTGTAAGCCGGGAACAGCAAAATATCGGCACAGGATGAGTTCATCTTGTACGACTTCCTAGGATGGATGGTCTCTTTCTGGACCGTTTCAATCTCCAATGCGTCCAACTCCTGATCGAACACCTGGCACAGATCCATAACGATCGATTCGTGGATCTTTTGCCACAAGTGAGCTCTGAAGATTTGAATCAGAGAAATCTTCAACGTCGGAATCTTACCGTGCATGAATATACCGGTCAAATCTAGCTGCACTTGGAAACCGACGTACACGTTGGCTCGATTGATCGTAGGTGACCACCACAAGGTGAACCGACGGTTCGGAATCTGGTTCAAACCGGAACGCTGAGCGTTGGTCAGCTTTTTGTACTTCATCGACTCTTCGAAACCAGATGCCTTCTCCCAGAAGAGACCTTCCCACGTGGGGAAGTAGGTTCCCTTGAAGAGCGTGTGTTCCAGAATACCTTCTACTCCGCCCAAGGCCTGAATCATGTCCGTTCGATAGTTGTTCAAGTTCCATAACTTACCGTCGTGGCGTTGATGCGTCCACCAGAAGGGATTCTGCTTCAGCACCTGATACTGCTTGAACTCTGTCCGGATTCTCCAACCTTTGTCGTAGGCCAACGTGTGACGATCCTTCTGGAACAGGGTGTTAATCCTAGGAATACCACGATCCCAGCTGTCCTCCAAATCCTCCAACGTCAACCGTCTGTTCTGCGCATTTGCTTCCTGCCTCTTCAGAGCGTACTCAGCCCAGACTCGTTGCGAATCGATGAACTCACTTTCCCACGGTTGGATGTATCGGTACAAGTTCGGAATCAGCTGATCCTCGTCGTGGGACATTCCAGATCGGAAATGGGTAATGCCTACATCGGTTTGCTTGGACCACCTCAAATCTGACTGGGGAATCAGCACGTGACCCATACTCAACATACCCAATCCACCCAGCTCCTTCGGCGTGTAGAACACCACCGGCGGGAATCTCGAGGGCATTTTGGAGTTCAGACCGATCTTGATACGGGTTTGGATCTTGTTCTCGCATTTCACCAACAAATCAAGCAATTCCTGCGTGTTGACCACAGCCTCGCGGAAGTAAGTCATCAATCCGATCAGAGCAGTGTTCCACTTGTTCACAATCTTCGTGAAGGTTGTCGAACCGGATGCCATCAGAATCTGACGAACACGGTTGTGGAATCGGGACAACGACTCGTCATCCACCCTCAAGAAACACTGTGCCGTACGTTCCTTGGTCACTTCGTTCTGCAAGTTCCAAACGCCGTCCCTATGAGTGAATTCCTCGTTCTGAGTTCTGCACTTGGGAAGGATCCTGCACTCAAATCCGCACATGTTGAACAGCAGATTGGGATTATCCTTGGAATAAACCGACACAAAGGTGTTGTCCCACTGAACCGTTGTCACCGATCGCGGCAAACGATTCTTGATGTCCCAGAACACGGCCCGACCCAAGTTGACGTCGTGTTTCATCAACCGCATCCTTGCGTCCCTAGGCCAGCACTTCTTGTTATTATATCCCACAATGTTCTCGTTATTTGGATCCGGATGTTCCGTCAGATACCGCTGAATCAAATCCCGCGCTTCCTCCGCCGTGAACCGGAAGAAAATATGAATCCGATCCACGTACCGACAGTACAACCGAATCGGGTGGCACGACTCGGTGGCCACATCCTGGAACGTTAGGAAATCATTCGGCATCTGCGGTGGGCCGGCCATCTCGCTAGCCCGCTGCAAACCGAGCACCAGCAAGTCCAACACCAACCCATAGTACTGGGCAATGAACGAGGCAAACTGCAGTCCCCGAATGATTCCGTAACTGTTGGTGTGGTTCATGTCCTTGTAGTTGATGACCACGTTGTTCTTGGCCGTCATGTAATCGGCAATGTTGTGATCCACGATCAGACGCAGCAGTCGATTCAGCAGGGTCAAATCGATCTTCTCGTACAGTTTTTCGTAGCGGGATTCCAGCAGGACGTTGCACTCGCCCTCGGAGACGTCCCATACTTCCTGCAGATTGTTGATGCCTGGAATGGGAAGAAGAATGATAGGATTTCAATTACAAATGCCGcacttaggcagcatccatttattacgtaacgctaaaatcgaccttttttGATCCCCACactcccctccgtaacgcttttttgtatgaaaatcctaaagtttttgtatgagccgtaacgcttaaccatactcccccctccccctagagcgttacgtaatttgtggacggcgccttatgcCTGTTTCAGTATAATCCTGTTATAGGGtttctactcataactcaaattAAAATTAGTTATCCAGGTTTTTCCAgtggaaattttaagaaaattttaagaaaatttaaaaaaaataatcgaaacatAAAAGGTATATATTAAAAATATACATGAATATCCCCAAAAAATAAATAAGTAAGCATTTTTCAAGATTTCAGAGAGTTGTTCTTGGGATTGGGATTTCTATCAGAGTTCCTTCTCAGATTTTCGCAGAATTTTTTCACGCGATGTCAGATACTCCAAcatctcccgatatttcttccggAGGTTTTCCGATATGGTTGCAGTATtttgctggattcctcctgaagatctatCCAAAATTATTTAAAGTTCCTTCACGAGTGTCATTAAGTGGTAATCCTggatagctttccaacagttcatctaggaatttttacCATTGTTTTCCgctatttctcttggatttcctcacggaatttcGCTAGTAGCTTATCCCACAATTCCAtgagattttcagagttcttccttgaatttccttTTGGGATTACTCTTttccgagatgtctcatttttctcaggtttcgagatttcttcaataaggcTTTGCGgtgtttctcgcaagatttcacttGATTTCGTTCGAATTTTTCTCCGAGAAGTTCTTATAAGAAATTTGGTAAGTTATCCCAGgcgacattctgaggaaaacccgcgGAAAAATACCTGCAAGAACTCTAGGGGTACAACTACAATAAATCCGGTACAGCTATGAGGAACAGCCTgactctgaaagaaatcacggaaATAACCCAAtgaatgagaaatatcagcaatagctcctgtACAAAACCCAGAAAGCACACcggaaaatcttaggagaaagccCAGAGTAAATGCAGAAAAACTGTGAGAGTCATCCTATGCCCTATATCGCAAGggatcttctgag contains the following coding sequences:
- the LOC134288499 gene encoding pre-mRNA-processing-splicing factor 8 — its product is MALPPYMIPPNQWAAHMMAQQQAFAVQQAQAQQQHQAAAAQMHAQQLAATQMQIPPPMGHIPPPGPPKPDPVLSEEKLMEKAQKWQQLQTKRFAEKRKFGFIDAQKEDMPPEHIRKIIRDHGDMTSRKYRHDKRVYLGALKYMPHAVMKLLENMPMPWEQIRDVPVLYHITGAITFVNEIPWVIEPVYIAQWGTMWIMMRREKRDRRHFKRMRFPPFDDEEPPLDYADNVLDVEPLEAIQIELDTEEDASVHDWFYEHRPLIGTPYVNGSTYRKWNLALPQMATLYRLANQLLTDLVDSNFFYLFDPKSFFTAKALNMAIPGGPKFEPLIKDHNVGDEDWNEFNDINKIIIRQPIRTEYRIAFPYLYNNMPHFVHLCWYHTPNVVFIKTEDPDLPAFYFDPLINPIAHRHAVKSAEPLPDDDEEFTLPEEVQPFLQDTPLYTDNTANGISLLWAPRPFNMRSGRCRRAIDIPLVKNWYKEHCPPNHPVKVRVSYQKLLKYYVLNALKHRKPKPQKKRYLFRSFKATKFFQTTTLDWVEAGLQVCRQGYNMLNLLIHRKNLNYLHLDYNFNLKPVKTLTTKERKKSRFGNAFHLCREILRLTKLIIDSHVQYRLNNVDAFQLADGLQYIFAHVGQLTGMYRYKYKLMRQIRMCKDLKHLIYYRFNTGPVGKGPGCGFWAPGWRVWLFFMRGITPLLERWLGNLLSRQFEGRHSKGVAKTVTKQRVESHFDLELRASVMHDIVDMMPEGIKQNKARTILQHLSEAWRCWKANIPWKVPGLPIPIENMILRYVKMKADWWTNTAHYNRERIRRGATVDKTVCKKNLGRLTRLYLKAEQERQHNYLKDGPYISPEEAVAIYTTTVHWLESRRFAPIPFPPLSYKHDTKLLILALERLKEAYSVKSRLNQSQREELGLIEQAYDNPHEALSRIKRHLLTQRAFKETGIEFMDLYSHLIPVYDVEPLEKITDAYLDQYLWYEADKRRLFPPWIKPSDTEPPPLLVYKWCQGINNLQEVWDVSEGECNVLLESRYEKLYEKIDLTLLNRLLRLIVDHNIADYMTAKNNVVINYKDMNHTNSYGIIRGLQFASFIAQYYGLVLDLLVLGLQRASEMAGPPQMPNDFLTFQDVATESCHPIRLYCRYVDRIHIFFRFTAEEARDLIQRYLTEHPDPNNENIVGYNNKKCWPRDARMRLMKHDVNLGRAVFWDIKNRLPRSVTTVQWDNTFVSVYSKDNPNLLFNMCGFECRILPKCRTQNEEFTHRDGVWNLQNEVTKERTAQCFLRVDDESLSRFHNRVRQILMASGSTTFTKIVNKWNTALIGLMTYFREAVVNTQELLDLLVKCENKIQTRIKIGLNSKMPSRFPPVVFYTPKELGGLGMLSMGHVLIPQSDLRWSKQTDVGITHFRSGMSHDEDQLIPNLYRYIQPWESEFIDSQRVWAEYALKRQEANAQNRRLTLEDLEDSWDRGIPRINTLFQKDRHTLAYDKGWRIRTEFKQYQVLKQNPFWWTHQRHDGKLWNLNNYRTDMIQALGGVEGILEHTLFKGTYFPTWEGLFWEKASGFEESMKYKKLTNAQRSGLNQIPNRRFTLWWSPTINRANVYVGFQVQLDLTGIFMHGKIPTLKISLIQIFRAHLWQKIHESIVMDLCQVFDQELDALEIETVQKETIHPRKSYKMNSSCADILLFPAYKWNVSRPSLLADTKDTMDNTTTQKYWLDVQLRWGDYDSHDVERYARAKFLDYTTDNMSIYPSPTGVLIAIDLAYNLHSAYGNWFPGCKPLIQQAMAKIMKANPALYVLRERIRKALQLYSSEPTEPYLSSQNYGELFSNQIIWFVDDTNVYRVTIHKTFEGNLTTKPINGAIFIFNPRTGQLFLKIIHTSVWAGQKRLGQLAKWKTAEEVAALIRSLPVEEQPKQIIVTRKGMLDPLEVHLLDFPNIVIKGSELQLPFQACLKVEKFGDLILKATEPQMVLFNLYDDWLKTISSYTAFSRLILILRALHVNTERTKVILKPDKTTITEAHHIWPTLSDEEWIKVEVQLKDLILADYGKKNNVNVASLTQSEIRDIILGMEISAPSAQRQQIAEIEKQTKEQSQLTATTTRTTNKHGDEIITSTTSNYETTTFSSKTEWRVRAISATNLHLRTNHIYVSSDDIKETGYTYILPKNILKKFVTISDLRAQIAGYLYGVSPPDNPQVKEIRCIVMPPQWGTHQQINLPNTLPTHQYLKDMEPLGWIHTQPNELPQLSPQDITTHAKIMSENTTWDGEKTIIITCSFTPGSCSLTAYKLTPSGYEWGHKNTDKGNNPKGYLPSHYERVQMLLSNKFLGFFMVPAQASWNYNFMGVRHDPNMKYELQLANPKEFYHEVHRPSHFLLFSSLEEGADGNGADREDLFA